The genomic window AACGTACAATCAGTCAATTGTTGCGCTTTAGGGAAATCGAAAGCCAGAAAGTAACGCTAAATCCTCAGGTTGGAGATTTTATCAGCTTCGTACACGACGTTTTTGGCCTTTTTGAACTTTACGCGAATAAAAAAGAGATTGAAACCAACATAACGGCACATGAAGATCATTTATATGTTGCCTTTGATTACGATATTATTGAAAAGATTTTGACCAATCTTTTCTCCAACGCCTTAAAATATACCTCGAACAAGGGTTATGTTGGCGTACGGATTTATCAATCTACAGCGGAAGAAAAACTGCGTGTGGATGTTATGCATGATCATCAGGACCGGGAATATATTTCTGTGGAGGTATTGAACACCAGTATTGGGTTTTCTGAAGCGCAGATTGCTACCTTATTTACCTCTTTTAATCGTTTGTCGTCTTACCGGCCAACTTTTGAAGAAAGTTCAGGGCTTGGCCTTGCTATTGTAAAGGAGCTTGTGGATGCCATTGAGGGGAAAATCTGGATGGTGAATAAAACCAATAAAGTTTCTTTTACCATGATGCTCCCACTCAAAAAAGAAGCCGGCTCCGGAGATATGCAGTCCAGCGTATATGATTATACCATCTCGGAGATAGACGATATCCTGTTAGAAGCTGAAGAACCCGATCATACACTGAAAAATGCCAGAAAAGCCACCAGCATTTTACTGATTGATGATGACCCTAATCTTCGGAATTATCTGGAACGGCGACTGTCTGAAAAATACAATGTATATATGGCCAGCGATGGAATGGAGGGCATTATTAAGGCCGAAAAGATCTATCCACAACTGATTATTACCGATCTGGTGATGCCTAATACCAATGGATTTGAAGTTTGCAGCCATTTGCGGCAGAATTTTAAAACCAGCCATATTCCCATTGTAATGATATCTGGTATGGGCGATGTACACCAGAACAAGACCAAAGCGCTTGAACATGGGGCCACGGTTTTTATCGACAAACCTTTTGAAGTAGAATACCTCATTCAGCAGATTGATACCATTTTGAAAAACCAGCAGGAAATGCGCGAAATGTATAGCAAGCGCCTGGTGATCGATCCATCTAATGTTACCATTACCTCAATGGATGAGGAACTGCTGATTAAAGCCATGAAATTTATTGAGCAGAATATGGCCAATCCCAATTATTCTGTCGACGATTTTGTGTCGGATATGAACACGGGAAGAACAATTCTTTACCAAAAAATCAATGATATTGTTGGCATGTCTATCAAAGAATTTATTTTAAATATCAGATTGAAAAGAAGTGCCTATTTGCTCGAACATGCAGATTTAACTGTGGCAGAAGTTGCTTATCAAACCGGGTTTAACAACGCAAAATATTTTAGTGTTTGTTTTAAAAAACAATTCGAAACCAGTCCGTCTGAATATAAAAAGCGTTATAGTGCTGAAAGCAATACGGTGTAACATAATAGGCGATGGGCATATAAGCTACCTAATTGGACATAGCACAAAAGATTTAGTATCATAAATAAAGGGAGCAGTTGCATATTTCAGCATCCCATTTTAACCAAATAAATACCATGAACCATTTAAAGTTTTTTCTTTTCACTTTTCTCACAACATGCCTTTTAAGTATGCTGCAAAGACAGGAGGCGCTTGCGCAAAACCAACTTAAGGGCATGCACCCACAACAACAGATTGATTTTGTTAAAAGGCAGCTCAAAGCCAAAAAAGAGCCATATACCTCAGCTTATAAAGCGCTGATCAGCAAAGCAGATTCTGCCTTGCTGGTAGAGCAGCATGCAGTAGCAGATTTCAGCATTCCTGGATTTTACCAGGACAAGGATGGCCACCGGAAAACCTCACTGGCTCTTCAGGTAGATGGTTTTTCGGCTTATAGTTGTGCCCTGGCCTATCAACTGAGCGGGAAAACCAAATATGCCGATAAAGCGATTTATTTTCTCAATGCATGGGCATCCATTAACAAAAAATATTCACAATTAGATGGTTCGCTGGTAATGTCTTACTCTGGTACCACCCTAATGATCAGTGCAGATCTGCTTAAAAATTATAAGAAATGGAAGCCGCAAGATGTTGCGCAATTTAAATTATGGACTAAAAATGTTTTCCGGGAAGCGGCAAATAGCATTCGTTTCCGCAACAATAACTCAGGTGATTGGTCCCGCCTGGCTTCCATACTGGCTGATACCTATCTCGATGATCAGGAAGATTTACAAAAAAATATTGCGCTGATTAAAAATGATCTTTTCGATAAGATTTCACCAGATGGTCACATGGTTGAAGAAGTAAAAAGACAGGGCAAAGGAATCTGGTATACCTATTTTTCGCTGGCTCCGCTAACGGCTTCGAGTTGGGTGATCTATAACCAAACCGGTGAAAATCTTTTTGCCGCAACAAAAAACGGGGCATCATTTAAGAAATCGCTTGATTATTTGCACTACTATAACCAGCATCCTGAAGAATGGAAATTCTTCAAAAATCCTGCTACGGGCGCAGTGTATACAGAAACGGGCTTCTGGCCGGCCAATCTTCTGGAGGCGATGAACGGCATTTATTCCGACGCGCAATATGAGAAATACCTCGCGCCATATCGACCGATCATGTATCCTAAACACGATTATGCCTGGACATTTCCAACACTGATGCCTTTACGTTTAAACGGATACCAATAAACCAATCTCATGAAAAAATATTTAATAAACCCCTTTTTAATAGCCTTTACGTTCTGTATTGGCTTATCTGCAGTAGCACAACAGCAAAAACAGCCTATGCCGCCAGCACTCACGGCCGATGGTTTCAAACTGGTATGGGCCGAAGAATTTAATGGCAATGGCGCGCCCGATCCGGTAAACTGGACCTACGAACTTGGATTTGAACGCAATGAAGAATTTCAATGGTATCAACCAGAAAACGCCAGATGTGAAAACGGAAAATTAATCCTCGAGGCAAAAAGAGAAAAAAAGCCAAACCCCAATTTTAAGGAAGGAAGCAACGATTGGAAGAAAAACCGCAAAGAAGCCGATTATACTTCCGCCAGTATCAAAACACAAGGACTGCAAAGCTGGCTTTACGGCAGGTTTGTGATGCGCGGTAAAATTGATATCCGCGATGGCATTTGGCCAGCCTGGTGGACATTGGGAATAAAAGGATCGTGGCCTGCAACCGGCGAAATTGATATGATGGAATATTACCGGAAAAAACTGCTCGCCAATATTGCCTTCATGGGAGCCGATCGAAAAGATGCCTGGTTTAGTACGGAGAAAAATATCGATTCCCTGGGCGGCCAGGCCTGGGCAGATCAATTTCACATTTGGCGAATGGACTGGGACGAGAACAGCATTGCACTTTATGTAGATAACCAGCTCTTAAACAAGGTGCCTTTAGATAAGCTGGTGAACCAGAATGGTACCAATATTAATCCTTTCAAACAACCGCATTATATGTTGCTCGATTTAGCAATAGGTGGAAAACAAGGCGGCGATCCTTCAAAAACGCTCTTTCCGGCCAGGTTCGAAGTAGATTATGTAAGGGTTTACCAAAATAATAAATAATAAAATAAAAAATATGAAACACATGAATTTTAGACACTTGCTTTTAATATTAATACTTACTGGCTGCTGCGGATACAGCGCTTCTTCTGCGCCAACGCATGCTAAAAGAGATTCGGTTCTGCAAGAGACAAACATTTTTAAAATGATGCAACGGGTGGCAGACTGGCAATTGGATACCTGGAAAAATAAAGGTTTTAACCATCGAAAAGCCGATTGGACAAATGGAGCCTGTTATACTGGTATTTTCGCTTTTGGAAACATTAAAGGTAATGAACATTATCTTAAAACACTGGTAGACATCGGCGATGAGTTGAGTTGGAATACCGGACATTTACGTTTTCATGCGGACGACTATTGTGTGGGGCAAACTTATGCTCAGCTTTATAGTAAATTTAAAAAGAAAAAGATGATTGCGCCGTTTATTTTGCAGGCAGACAGCATTGTGAATCAACCACATAGCGAGCCTTTAAACTGGAAAAATAGCATCCAAAACAGAGAGTGGGCCTGGTGCGATGCCCTTTTTATGGGGCCTCCTGCTTTAGCTTATCTGAGCACCGCTACCAAAGATGAAAAATACTTAAACACAGCGGTAAAACTGTGGTGGAAGACCACCGAATTCCTCTACGACCCAACAGAGAAGCTGTTTTTCAGAGATGAAAGTTTCTTTAACAAAAGGGAAAAAAATGGTCAGAAAATATTCTGGTCAAGGGGTAATGGATGGGTGCTGGCCGGTTTGGTAAGGGTACTCGAAAATACGCCGAAAAACCATCCCGACAGGGCTAAATTGGTGCAACTCTATAAAGATATGGTAAGTAAAGTTGCCAGCTTACAACAGGCAGATGGTAGCTGGCACGCTTCATTATTGGATCCTGCAAGTTTCCCGGTTAAGGAGATGAGCGGTACAGGTTTCTTTAGCTATGCAATTGCCTGGGGCTTAAACCATGGACTCCTGGAAAAGAAGCAATATCTTCCTGTGGTAGAAAAATCATGGAAAGCTTTGGTATCTGCTGTTCATGATGATGGCATGCTGGGTTATGTGCAACCTATTGGCGCAAGTCCGGATGCGGTAAATGCAAACAGTACCGAGGTTTACGGTGTTGGTGCCTTTTTA from Flavobacterium sp. W4I14 includes these protein-coding regions:
- a CDS encoding hypothetical protein (product_source=Hypo-rule applied; cleavage_site_network=SignalP-noTM; pfam=PF05426; superfamily=48230), which produces MNHLKFFLFTFLTTCLLSMLQRQEALAQNQLKGMHPQQQIDFVKRQLKAKKEPYTSAYKALISKADSALLVEQHAVADFSIPGFYQDKDGHRKTSLALQVDGFSAYSCALAYQLSGKTKYADKAIYFLNAWASINKKYSQLDGSLVMSYSGTTLMISADLLKNYKKWKPQDVAQFKLWTKNVFREAANSIRFRNNNSGDWSRLASILADTYLDDQEDLQKNIALIKNDLFDKISPDGHMVEEVKRQGKGIWYTYFSLAPLTASSWVIYNQTGENLFAATKNGASFKKSLDYLHYYNQHPEEWKFFKNPATGAVYTETGFWPANLLEAMNGIYSDAQYEKYLAPYRPIMYPKHDYAWTFPTLMPLRLNGYQ
- a CDS encoding beta-glucanase (GH16 family) (product_source=COG2273; cath_funfam=2.60.120.200; cleavage_site_network=SignalP-noTM; cog=COG2273; pfam=PF00722; superfamily=49899; transmembrane_helix_parts=Inside_1_4,TMhelix_5_24,Outside_25_289), whose translation is MKKYLINPFLIAFTFCIGLSAVAQQQKQPMPPALTADGFKLVWAEEFNGNGAPDPVNWTYELGFERNEEFQWYQPENARCENGKLILEAKREKKPNPNFKEGSNDWKKNRKEADYTSASIKTQGLQSWLYGRFVMRGKIDIRDGIWPAWWTLGIKGSWPATGEIDMMEYYRKKLLANIAFMGADRKDAWFSTEKNIDSLGGQAWADQFHIWRMDWDENSIALYVDNQLLNKVPLDKLVNQNGTNINPFKQPHYMLLDLAIGGKQGGDPSKTLFPARFEVDYVRVYQNNK
- a CDS encoding unsaturated rhamnogalacturonyl hydrolase (product_source=KO:K15532; cleavage_site_network=SignalP-noTM; cog=COG4225; ko=KO:K15532; pfam=PF07470; superfamily=48208) translates to MNFRHLLLILILTGCCGYSASSAPTHAKRDSVLQETNIFKMMQRVADWQLDTWKNKGFNHRKADWTNGACYTGIFAFGNIKGNEHYLKTLVDIGDELSWNTGHLRFHADDYCVGQTYAQLYSKFKKKKMIAPFILQADSIVNQPHSEPLNWKNSIQNREWAWCDALFMGPPALAYLSTATKDEKYLNTAVKLWWKTTEFLYDPTEKLFFRDESFFNKREKNGQKIFWSRGNGWVLAGLVRVLENTPKNHPDRAKLVQLYKDMVSKVASLQQADGSWHASLLDPASFPVKEMSGTGFFSYAIAWGLNHGLLEKKQYLPVVEKSWKALVSAVHDDGMLGYVQPIGASPDAVNANSTEVYGVGAFLLAGTQLYQYLKSQEKGYKN